The proteins below are encoded in one region of Neodiprion virginianus isolate iyNeoVirg1 chromosome 7, iyNeoVirg1.1, whole genome shotgun sequence:
- the LOC124308700 gene encoding odorant receptor 83a-like isoform X2 encodes MNSISSQFIAEHVSTQLAFLQLTIKVVMYRIHKEKLCKLLMDVNHMIKNGSPCLRKHLEGYASTCNLVYFTYTTTIFVLATDYCLVPFFKADKDLPITAWYPFDYKQSTLHYSIAYLHQLCVIVMSWLCSGVDVTFGLLVFCCCARYKVMQDILKSLKQPDMESMKYEENHGKNESNDEHDEPIVAYSKKIKKLVDLHCQVFNSIRDINDIHTWILLVLFLTSVIMICCAGLQITNVAEQSLNSKFVFSCLVCCVLLELLFYFVPGDILVTEANALGLAAYCSSWESMPPNHRNSILSIMLRCAAPPKLQGARVKTLILQNYGSFLATTASYFTSLQAIAGVDGSK; translated from the exons TATCGCCGAGCATGTCAGTACACAG CTCGCATTTCTACAATTAACGATCAAGGTGGTAATGTACAGAATTCATAAAGAGAAATTATGCAAACTCTTGATGGATGTAAATCATATGATAAAGAACGGTTCTCCATGCCTGAGAAAACATCTTGAGGGATACGCGAGTACTTGTAACCTCGTTTATTTTACATACACAACCACAATATTCGTACTGGCTACAGACTACTGTCTGGTACCATTCTTTAAGGCTGACAAAGATCTGCCAATAACAGCATGGTATCCTTTCGATTACAAACAGTCAACCCTTCATTATAGTATTGCTTATTTGCATCAACTGTGCGTCATTGTCATGTCTTGGCTTTGCTCTGGAGTAGATGTGACCTTTGGTCTCCTTGTATTTTGTTGCTGCGCACGATACAAAGTCATGCAAGATATACTAAAAAGTTTGAAGCAGCCAGATATGGAGTCCatgaaatatgaagaaaatcatggaaaaaatgaatctAATGATGAACATGATGAACCTATTGTGGCgtacagcaaaaaaattaaaaaattagtGGACCTGCATTGTCAAGTTTTCAA TTCAATACGTGATATAaatgatatacatacatggATATTACTTGTACTATTTCTTACGTCTGTGATAATGATATGTTGTGCTggattacaaattacaaac GTAGCTGAACAATCACTCAATTCCAAATTTGTATTCTCTTGTCTGGTATGCTGTGTTCTATTGGAATTACTCTTTTACTTTGTGCCAGGTGACATCCTCGTCACAGAG GCAAATGCTTTAGGGTTGGCAGCCTATTGTAGTTCTTGGGAGTCAATGCCACCCAACCATCGAAATTCTATCTTGTCAATTATGTTGCGCTGCGCAGCGCCACCAAAACTACAGGGTGCACGAGTCAAGACCCTTATTCTACAAAATTATGGTTCT TTTTTGGCCACTACAGCTTCTTACTTCACATCTTTACAAGCTATTGCTGGAGTTGATGGATCGAAATAG
- the LOC124308706 gene encoding uncharacterized protein LOC124308706: MYSFFVGTKSVFRRLGRFPLSASLTSQNRTMRNVEIKAKIRDREDIISKAKILSNSQGFVIKQHDTFFKVPIGRLKLRKFEDGSGDLIYYDRPDTEGPKLSNFSKTAVCKEDVQGIAEVLKNSNGVIGIIQKLRMLYLVGQTRVHIDNVNGLGDFMELEVVLNEDQSLEDGQKIANELMAKLGVQQDDLIAGAYLDMKTTSN; this comes from the exons atgtattcatttttcgtgGGAACGAAAAGCGTGTTTCGGCGACTTGGACGGTTTCCACTCAGTGCTTCCTTAACGAGTCAGAATCGCACGATGCGAAACGTAGAAATCAAAGCAAAAATTCGAGACAGAGAGGACATCATATCAAAAGcgaaaattttgagtaattctCAGGGATTTGTAATCAAACAACatgatacatttttcaaagtgCCAATCGGACGCCTGAAACTACGAAAATTTGAG GACGGTTCTGGGGATCTCATTTACTATGACAGACCAGATACTGAAGGCCCAAAGCTCAGTAACTTTTCTAAAACTGCAGTATGCAAAGAAGATGTCCAAGGCATAGCAGAAGTACTAAAAAACTCTAACGGAGTTATCGGTATAATCCAAAAGCTAAGGATGTTGTACCTTGTCGGTCAAACCAGAGTCCATATCGACAATGTGAATGGCTTGGGTGATTTTATGGAACTTGAG GTGGTTCTTAATGAGGACCAGTCGCTGGAAGATGGACAAAAAATAGCCAACGAATTGATGGCCAAACTGGGTGTTCAACAAGATGATTTAATCGCTGGTGCTTACTTAGATATGAAAACTACAAGTAATTAA
- the LOC124308709 gene encoding cofilin/actin-depolymerizing factor homolog, with product MASGVTVADACKTTYEEIKKDKKHRYVIFHIKDEKQIDVEVIAPREATYDAFLEDLQKGGPEECRYGLFDFEYTHQCQGTSEASKKQKLFLMSWCPDTARVKKKMLYSSSFDALKKSLVGVHKSVQATDLAEASEEAVEEKLRANDRN from the exons ATG GCATCTGGTGTGACTGTAGCAGACGCTTGCAAGACGACATACGAGGAAATAAAGAAGGACAAAAAACATCGGTATGTGATCTTCCATATCAAAGATGAGAAGCAGATCGACGTAGAAGTGATTGCACCCCGAGAAGCAACCTACGATGCTTTCCTTGAAGACCTGCAAAAGGGCGGTCCTGAAGAATGCCGCTATGGTCtatttgattttgaatataccCATCAATGTCAGGGAACCTCAGAG GCTTCcaagaaacaaaaactttTCCTGATGTCGTGGTGCCCTGATACTGCTAGAGTTAAGAAGAAGATGTTGTACTCTAGCTCATTTGATGCCCTGAAAAAATCTTTGGTCGGTGTGCACAAGTCTGTTCAAGCAACGGACCTAGCAGAAGCATCCGAGGAGGCTGTCGAAGAGAAACTTCGAGCCAATGACCGGAATTAA
- the LOC124308696 gene encoding RNA polymerase-associated protein Rtf1 yields the protein MPKRKNHALIDSDSSGSASESGSDLDNDLLSLAKKKKGKSQEDSQSNNEDATHSDVKQAKQADSDTSDSDDDWGAKGGSKTKKKKQPAKRSKRKVTKSSSDDSTSEKDDAKVSEPEEGEVSDSDGSDSESSQEEFNDGYDDKLMGDAEDQARLAQMTEKEREQEIFKRIEQREIMKTRFEIEKKLRLAKKQELKKQKESKKKDKSTDEKKFDRAPDPKERSKDRKKTIEEKQDKKFHAMSLLKARREEKKEREEKEKQRIELQQQQSKDAEEEELEDDHKGGSNKTKLKASDIYSDDSGSSDSQEEDEPARTTSQRRSSSSDSRDSDSETDKKSVTSTKTRPKKPIYVNTKEDLNKVRLSRHKMERFVHLPFFDRVVQGCFVRIGIGNNNGKPVYRVAEISGVCETGKIYQLGGTRTNKGLKLRHGAQERVFRLEFVSNQEFTETEFFKWKETCALQGISLPTFDEIEHKLKDIKEALVYEFKEEDIEKIVREKERFKQNPSNYAMKKAQLMRERDAANCRGDDETASRLNLQLGELEERASELDKMRTATISSISYINDRNRKRNVEEAEKAIMEEIKANKGKKIDDPFTRRSTKPRMVFKPDEEEVATVPSNNSGNKGSPQQTDDAPTTNNDKENAEAKKKSGSEDLFNAHDFDITIDLEVPLPSNPVSVLPKPVSNVKDTGPRRSLNLEDYKKKRGLI from the exons GCGCGTCGGAAAGCGGATCTGACCTGGATAAC GATTTACTCTCTCTGgctaagaagaaaaaaggcaAATCACAGGAAGACTCCCAATCGAACAACGAAGATGCTACTCACAGTGATGTTAAACAAGCCAAGCAAGCAGACAGCGATACTTCCGACTCTGATGATGATTGGGGTGCGAAGGGCGGTTCAAAAACCAAGAAGAAAAAGCAACCTGCCAAACGTAGTAAGAGGAAAGTTACCAAGTCGAGCAGCGATGATAGCACGAGTGAAAAAGATGACGCTAAAGTATCGGAGCCCGAAGAAG GAGAAGTCTCTGATTCCGATGGAAGTGATTCGGAATCAAGTCAGGAAGAATTCAACGATGGTTATGATGATAAATTGATGGGAGATGCGGAGGATCAGGCCCGTCTTGCACAGATGACTGAAAAAGAACGGGAGCAGGAAATTTTCAAGCGCATAGAACAGCGAGAAATTATGAAGACCAGGTTTGAGATAGAGAAAAAGTTGCGCCTAGCCAAGAAACAGGAGCTGAAAAAGCAGAAAGAGTCTAAAAAGAAGGATAAAAGTACAGATGAAAAGAAGTTCGATCGAGCTCCTGATCCCAAAGAGAGAAGCAAAGATCGTAAGAAGACGATCGAAGAAAAGCAAGACAAGAAATTCCATGCTATGTCACTGCTCAAGGCTAgacgtgaagagaaaaaagaaagag aagagaaagagaagcaGAGGATAGAgttgcagcagcagcaatcCAAAGATGCTGAGGAAGAGGAACTAGAAGATGATCACAAAGGCGGTTCTAACAAGACTAAGCTCAAAGCTTCAGATATTTATTCAGATGATAGTGGATCATCAGACAGCCAAGAAGAAGATGAACCTGCAAGAACCACATCACAACGTAGATCCTCGTCTAGTGACAGCAGAGATTCAGACTCAGAGACGGACAAAAA ATCTGTAACTAGCACCAAGACCAGACCAAAGAAGCCAATTTATGTGAACACTAAGGAGGATCTGAACAAAGTTAGATTATCACGTCACAAAATGGAAAGATTCGTGCACCTTCCGTTCTTCGATCGAGTCGTACAAGGCTGTTTTGTCCGTATTGGGATTGGTAATAACAATGGTAAACCCGTATACCGTGTAGCTGAAATCAGTGGGGTTTGCGAAACGGGTAAAATATACCAATTGGGAGGTACAAGAACCAATAAGGGATTAAAGTTGAGACACGGAGCACAGGAGCGAGTTTTTCGATTAGAATTCGTCTCTAATCAAGAATTCACAGAGACTGAATTCTTCAAATGGAAAGAGACATGTGCACTGCAAGGAATTTCATTGCCAACGTTTGACGAAATTGAACACAAACTGAAGGATATAAAGGAAGCGCTTGTTTATGAATTTAAAGAAGAAGATATAGAGAAAATAGtcagagagaaagaaagattcAAGCAAAACCCGTCCAATTATGCTATGAAGAAGGCTCAATTgatgagagaaagagacgcAGCAAATTGCAGAGGTGATGATGAAACGGCGAGTCGACTTAATCTGCAGCTTGGAGAACTGGAAGAACGGGCTTCGGAACTAGACAAAATGCGAACTGCCACTATTTCCAGTATTTCGTACATCAATGATCGCAATAGAAAGCGAAACGTTGAAGAAGCTGAGAAAGCAATCATG GAAGAAATTAAGGCTaacaaaggtaaaaaaattgacgatcCATTTACCAGACGGAGTACAAAGCCAAGAATGGTATTCAAACCAGATGAAGAGGAGGTAGCCACAGTACCTAGTAATAACTCTGGGAATAAGGGAAGCCCTCAGCAAACGGATGATGCGCCGACAACAAATAACGATAAGGAAAATGCTGAGGCAAAAAAGAAATCTGGAAGCGAGGATTTGTTCAATGCTCACGATTTTGACATTACGATAGATCTAGAAGTACCTTTACCTA gCAATCCAGTCAGTGTTCTACCGAAACCAGTAAGCAACGTTAAAGATACGGGACCCCGGCGATCTTTGAACTTGGAGGATTATAAGAAGAAACGTGGTCTAATCTAA